From Camelina sativa cultivar DH55 chromosome 5, Cs, whole genome shotgun sequence:
TTATAGAAAAAGAACGTATGATGTCAAAAGATTTGTTAAGTGGTGACGTTTTGGgggtaaataaaaataagaaaaggttACGGAATTGTGCCCACTAGACTATTTTGGTATAGTCAACATATTAAAAGCATTTAGCTATTTAGGACTTGATTAATCCGTTTGCGTTGAAGAAGCCAATTTTGAGTATGATATATTGACTACTGTTTTGATTTAATGTTTATCTATCTGCTTGTTGGCCGTGCCTGGTACAAATGATGACTGTGGCTATATCCTATATATAATACTTAATTTGATTACCTTACAGACTATGAtgttaacaataaatatatatgatagtaCTGTCAAAATATTAGATATCTCCGAAATTCAAAACATGTGTGATCAGGATGGTCTTAAATAAGTTATAAATGAAGGTGAAATGTGTCTATCACAAATAACATCATGTCAAGAAGTTTGTAGTAAATTCTTACGAGTTGTTAGTTTTGCAATTTCCTCTGAAATTATAGATTTTAAGAGTTTCTTACTTTCTTGTAAAGAAAAATAggatgtgaaaaaaaaaaaaaaaaaaataggatgtACAAGGAGGCTAGCTTCAAAGCTTTTttgattattgaaaaaaaataaaaagaaaaacaaaattcaacacGAAAATATTGAACTTGTTAATTGCtccctcttttatttttcatatggGCCTTGAAGAGTATATTTGAAGCCCAACACCTAGGTTGGTTGGTCTTTTATCTTATGtccgatttttctttttagatcaaaatatattttcgtaTTATGTGgagttagctttttttttttttttttttttttaaattccaaTATTGAGTTCGATTATGAACTAGTGTGACAAATAGTTTACCAATGTAATTAACTTTAGAGTTTACGAAATGAAATGAAAGTTTTGAAATGTCAGGTTAGGACATTCCAGTTGAACAAAGACACAAAAGATGAATGAATAATTTCATTATGGTCATCAATTGAAAAAATCATATCGTGAATTACcatcattttataaataaaattcgTTTGGttaaatgatattatttagtttatttataaaatatttcatttcattaaaaaatgttgattaACAAAATTCTTGATATGATATActcaaaattaaattcatttaaCCGAAACATGTATTTAATCTATTTATCGTGAGGATTTACCTATTTaaataaatagtagtttttGAACAAACTATAGTCACCTCAAAGACATAACATACACGTAGGTGTGTATAGAATGTGTATAAAATGACTGTAGATTCACAAGAATAATACgatacaaacaaatatattaaaaactagtATACGTTCACTTGTTGGTAGCCACTTGGGACAAGCAAACACAAAAGATTTTAGATCAGTCAGCTAACTTTTACTAAAATCCAAAGTTCgtatcatctttttttcttcataaaatcCCTACGGTccaattaattaacataataaaatataaccccTTGATCGTTTAAAATACTCCACTCGTTTTGGTTTTAATTGACATTTTATCACACCCTGACCTCCATTATTTTCATGACACCATTCTTGATCTTTTCCGTAATCCACCACCTAATATTAATCACCTAGGGTTCCTCTAACCACCCAAGAAAAcaaggaagatttttttttttttttcctctaggGCTTGTCGTCAACTTCTCAATTGGCCATCATCTACAATGGAGAAACCTGATGACTTCTGGATCCCCAAGAAAAGCAACAAAGAATCATCATGGGAAGAGCTGGCTTTCGCGGAAGACGATGCTGCCGGATCTTTGTGGCCGCCGAGATCTTACACGTGTAGCTTCTGCCGGAGAGAGTTTAGATCGGCTCAAGCCCTCGGTGGCCACATGAACGTTCACCGAAGAGACAGAGCACGGCTTAAGCAAGCCGACGACCAATACTTATTCTCCAAATCTTCTTCACCTCCGGAGTATCCATCTCATAACGATAGCGATGATATTCGTGAAACCTCTTGCTATACTTTGGTTTTTAACTCAAAACCTAATTATTTTAAGACTCAACACTCTTGTGTTATTGacctttcttcgtcttcttctttaccaTATTTGACTCCTAGGGTTTCTTCTGGTTTgcctgaaaaacaaaatacttcttcctcttctccttctttcgtTGTAGAGCCTTCCAAGAACTCAAAAAAAATTCCCTCTTCCCCATGGCCGTGCCCGAGTACCTTTGTGGAGCAAAAGCGTTGTGATCTATATGAAATTCCGGTTATGGAAGgagacaagaagagaaagatcgAGAGTGATATGCCAAGAAACGAGCACAAAGCAAAACTTGGTCTTGGAAATAGCACCGATCTCTCTGTGAGCATGAATCTGGTCATCCACCAGAGTTTTCCGATTACTGCTCACGGCAGCGATGATGAGATCGAGAGGGGTGATATATGTAAGAGAAGACGAAGGCATGAGAGTCCATCGCAGCCATCGATTTTCATTTCAAGTTTATCTTGTAAGAGTGACATTATTACAAGAAAAGAGGAGATCAAACACAAGGGTGATCGCTTTCAGGAGTTAGACCTTGAGCTTAGGCTAGGGACAGATCCACCAAAGGGAAATTGATTGATGGACCGATGAATCCCTACCAAAACAAAggtaaggaagaaaaaaaatatataaatagaaacatTTCATATGggtgtatgtgtatgtgtgttaCTTGGATTTATCTTTCCTTGGTTTTTGCGTGTTTAAAGTGTACCAGCTGCTATAcagatttttgggttttagttctttttttttgggatgagTTGTATGaaaaatccatttaaaaaaaaaaaacaaagtgagaAATGTAAGGAAATACTAAAGGCTTGAGCAATATTTTCGTATACAGTTTTCTCGTACTTGATAAATTTTCTAAGCATTCTTACTACACAGTATACACCCTAGTTAAATCATTCTATAcactattattattacatatttagataatttttccCGGGAATGAATCATATACAATGCTTATCACATACCCAAAGATAATTCATTTCCTGATTTCTAATTTAAGGCTTTGAGATATCTATTAGCATTGCATTGTGGGTAAATGAGAAACCAagttatataattaagtttGGATTAAGCTTGGATTTGAAAAAGAGTATATGAACTCTCGGTACTAGTATTAATAAGtctttgaaatgaaaatatgaaaaaatagcAAAACGAATATGACAATGTTGTGCGTGGCAATCAAAAAATACTATGTATG
This genomic window contains:
- the LOC104785713 gene encoding uncharacterized protein LOC104785713, with protein sequence MEKPDDFWIPKKSNKESSWEELAFAEDDAAGSLWPPRSYTCSFCRREFRSAQALGGHMNVHRRDRARLKQADDQYLFSKSSSPPEYPSHNDSDDIRETSCYTLVFNSKPNYFKTQHSCVIDLSSSSSLPYLTPRVSSGLPEKQNTSSSSPSFVVEPSKNSKKIPSSPWPCPSTFVEQKRCDLYEIPVMEGDKKRKIESDMPRNEHKAKLGLGNSTDLSVSMNLVIHQSFPITAHGSDDEIERGDICKRRRRHESPSQPSIFISSLSCKSDIITRKEEIKHKGDRFQELDLELRLGTDPPKGN